A segment of the Clostridiisalibacter paucivorans DSM 22131 genome:
AAAGATATTGAAAAATATTAAAAAAATGTTATAATAATTAAATGAATGTAATAAATCCAACTATAGTATTTTAAGGAGTAGAAATTGGAAAAAATATTTACGAAAAAAATGAATGTGTTTTTAATAGCATTGTTATGTATGGCATTATGGGGCAGTGCATTTCCTGTACTCAAAATAAGTTATGAAGAACTACAGATAGCCACAGAAGATATATTTTCAAAACTATATTTTGCAGGGATTAGATTTTTTATAGCTTCTATTTTAGTTTTTACGGCTACTAGATTAATATTTAAAGTTAAAATAGATATAAATAAAAAGAATATAGGACCCATAGTATTATTGGGAATAATGCAGACAACCCTTCAGTATTTTTTCTTTTATATAGGAGTAGCAAATACTTCGGGGATAAAAAGTGCCATATTACAAGCCAGTGGGACTTTTTTTACAGTTATTATAGCACATTTTGTCTATAGTGACGATAGGATAGATTTTAAAAAGATATTAAGTCTTATACTGGGATTTGGAGGGATAATAGTAGTAAATATAGGAAAGGACTTTAATGGTAGTTTCAAGTTGTTAGGTGAGGGTTTTTTATTATCTGCTGCATTAGTTAGTACAACTGCTACTATATATGTGAAGTTTATATCTAGAGACATAAATCCTATGATACTAACAGGAGGACAGATGTTTATAGGGTCTTGTATATTGTTGATTGTTGGAAAAATAGGAATGTTTGAAAATACTATTGTATTCAATAAATTTACTGGAGGACTATTAATATATGCTGCATTTCTTTCTGCCACTGCATTTTTATTATGGTATACATTATTAAAGTATAATAAACCAGGTCAAATAAGTATATATAGATTGTTTATACCTATTTTTGGTTCTATGCTTTCAGCAATATTCATACCAAATGAGGTATTGAATTTAAAGTTGCTGATGGGATTATTGTTGGTAGTGTTAGGTATAGTAGTGCTAAATATAGATAAAAAAGAGGTATAGTAGTTAATTGAAATTCATCACATTAAAGTGATAATGTGCAATAGTCTGAAGGTCATATATTATGCTTATAAATATATAATAAATTTTAAGGAGGGAATTATGGAAAAGGAAAGGATTGTGGAATTATCTAAAAAATATTACGACAGATATGTGGAATTAAGGCATGAGATACATATGTATCCAGAGACTGCCTTTGAAGAGGAAAGAACTGCTAAACTAGTGGCAAATGAGCTGGAAAAATTAGGAATAGAAGTCTATAGAAATATTGGAAAAACAGGAGTATTAGGCATAATTAGAGGAAAATATCCAGGACATACAGTACTCCTTAGGGCAGATATGGATGCATTGGATATACAAGAAGAAGCAGATGTCCCATATAGATCTAAAGTTAAAGGTAAAATGCATGCCTGTGGTCATGATGGCCATACTGCAGGGCTTTTGGGGGCGGCTATGATACTGAATGAATTAAAGGATGAAATACATGGAAATATAAAATTAGTATTTCAGCCCGCAGAGGAAGATTCTGGAGGGGCAAAACCTATGATTGATGAAGGAATCTTGGAAAATCCTAAAGTAGATGTTGCATTTGGATGCCATTTGTGGGGGGATATTAAAGAAGGAAATATAATGGTTAAATATGGTCCTATGATGGCTGCACCAGACAAATTTATTATTAAAGTTATAGGAAAAGGTGGACATGCATCTATGCCTCACAAGACTATAGATCCCATAACTATATCGGCACAAGTAATAAATAGTATGCAGACTATAGTAAGTAGAAAGGTTAGTCCCCTTAAATCAGCTGTTATATCCTTTGGATCTATAAATGGAGGGTTGGCACATAATGTTATTCCCAATGTAATTGAAATGAGTGGAACAGTTCGTACATTTGATGATGATCTAAGAAAATGGATACCTGAAGCAATGGAAAAGACATTAAAGGGTATTGTAGAGTTAAATGATGCATCCTATGAATTTGATTATATAGAGCATTTTCCACCCCTTATAAATAATGATGAAATGACAGATTTGGTATCTCAATCTGTATCAAAGGTTGTTGGAGAAGAAAACATAATAATAGGGAATGAACCCAATATGGGTGGAGAAGATTTTGCGTATTTTGCTCAAGCTGTACCATCTTGTTTCTTTTTTGTAGGTATTGCACCAGATGAAGATAATCCAATTCCCCATCACCATCCTCATTTTGCTTGGGATGATAAGAATCTATTGGTATCTTCTCAATCATTAGCCATGATTGCATTGGATTATCTAGAAAAAAATATATAAGGAGTGAGTATATGTCAGAAAAAGGAAAGAGTCAGGCATTGAAAAAGAAGCCAGACATTATGGAAAGAATTTTGAATGCTGTAGAAACTTTTGGAAACAAACTTCCAGATCCAGTAACACTATTTATGTTTTTATGTATAATCGTACTTATATTATCATGGATATTTTCTAATATGGGAGTTAGTGTTGTACATCCATTAACAAAGGAAACTGTTCCAGCAGTAAATTTATTGACCAAAGAAGGATTACAAACCATAGTCAAAAATATAGTAAATAACTTTCAAGGATTTCCTCCATTGGGATTAGTTTTAGTGGTTATGATAGGTGCAGGAGTAGCTGAAAAATCAGGTTTGATGGAGTCAGCTATGAAAAATTCTGTTGCCAAGGTTTCTCCAAGATTAGTTACTATGGTTATATTATTTATGGGTATGTTGGCAAATGCAGCGGGAGATGCAGGATTTGTAGTATTGCCTCCATTAGCTGCAACAGTATTTTTAGCAACGGGAAGACATCCTCTAGTAGGTATGTTTGCAGCCTTTGCTGGAGTTGCTGGAGGTTTCTGTGCAAATCTAATTGTAAATATGTCTGATGTATTGGCAGCTAGTTTTACTATACCAGCAGCTCAATTGGTAGATGCTAGTTATCAAGGTACACCAGCTATGAACTATTATTTTATTATAACCTCTACAGTTTTGTTAGTGGGTATGGGATTATTTGTAACAGAAAAAATAGTAGAGCCTAGATTTAAAAAATATAGTGGCAGCACAGAGACAGCAGAAAAAGTAGAACTCAATGATAAGGAGAGAAAGGCACTAAAATGGTCAGGTATATCAGCAGTTATATTAATAGGTATTGTAATTGCTCTATCTGTGGGTGAAGGAGCATTCTTCAAAGATCCAGAGACTAATTCAGTACTACCATATAAATCTCCGTTAATGCAAGGGATAGTACCCCTTATAACGGTATTGTTTTTGGTGCCTGGATACATATATGGTAAAATAACAGGAAGTATAAAAAATGATAAGGAAGCTATAGCTATGATGGGGAAATCTATGAGTGATATGGGCCCATATATAGTATTGGCATTTGCTGCATCTCAATTTCTATATTTCTTTAATTCCAGTAATTTAGGTATAATAATATCGGTTAAAGGTGCTAATTTTTTAAAAGATATTGGAGCTACAGGGCCAGGTCTATTGATTGGATTTATATTAATTAGTTCATTGATAAATATATTTGTTGGAAGTGCATCGGCGAAATGGGCCATAATGGCGCCTATATTTGTGCCCATGTTTATGATTTTAGAATATGATCCAGCATTGACTCAAGTTGCATATAGAATA
Coding sequences within it:
- a CDS encoding DMT family transporter, with the translated sequence MEKIFTKKMNVFLIALLCMALWGSAFPVLKISYEELQIATEDIFSKLYFAGIRFFIASILVFTATRLIFKVKIDINKKNIGPIVLLGIMQTTLQYFFFYIGVANTSGIKSAILQASGTFFTVIIAHFVYSDDRIDFKKILSLILGFGGIIVVNIGKDFNGSFKLLGEGFLLSAALVSTTATIYVKFISRDINPMILTGGQMFIGSCILLIVGKIGMFENTIVFNKFTGGLLIYAAFLSATAFLLWYTLLKYNKPGQISIYRLFIPIFGSMLSAIFIPNEVLNLKLLMGLLLVVLGIVVLNIDKKEV
- a CDS encoding M20 metallopeptidase family protein yields the protein MEKERIVELSKKYYDRYVELRHEIHMYPETAFEEERTAKLVANELEKLGIEVYRNIGKTGVLGIIRGKYPGHTVLLRADMDALDIQEEADVPYRSKVKGKMHACGHDGHTAGLLGAAMILNELKDEIHGNIKLVFQPAEEDSGGAKPMIDEGILENPKVDVAFGCHLWGDIKEGNIMVKYGPMMAAPDKFIIKVIGKGGHASMPHKTIDPITISAQVINSMQTIVSRKVSPLKSAVISFGSINGGLAHNVIPNVIEMSGTVRTFDDDLRKWIPEAMEKTLKGIVELNDASYEFDYIEHFPPLINNDEMTDLVSQSVSKVVGEENIIIGNEPNMGGEDFAYFAQAVPSCFFFVGIAPDEDNPIPHHHPHFAWDDKNLLVSSQSLAMIALDYLEKNI
- a CDS encoding AbgT family transporter; amino-acid sequence: MSEKGKSQALKKKPDIMERILNAVETFGNKLPDPVTLFMFLCIIVLILSWIFSNMGVSVVHPLTKETVPAVNLLTKEGLQTIVKNIVNNFQGFPPLGLVLVVMIGAGVAEKSGLMESAMKNSVAKVSPRLVTMVILFMGMLANAAGDAGFVVLPPLAATVFLATGRHPLVGMFAAFAGVAGGFCANLIVNMSDVLAASFTIPAAQLVDASYQGTPAMNYYFIITSTVLLVGMGLFVTEKIVEPRFKKYSGSTETAEKVELNDKERKALKWSGISAVILIGIVIALSVGEGAFFKDPETNSVLPYKSPLMQGIVPLITVLFLVPGYIYGKITGSIKNDKEAIAMMGKSMSDMGPYIVLAFAASQFLYFFNSSNLGIIISVKGANFLKDIGATGPGLLIGFILISSLINIFVGSASAKWAIMAPIFVPMFMILEYDPALTQVAYRIGDSITNPISPFFPYFPILLAFAKRYDKDAGLGTMIANMIPYSVAFFIFWSVLLLIFIIFDLPLGPGAGIHYVLP